The Terriglobales bacterium DNA window GGCCCGATGGTGTTCTCGAAAGACGCGGCCAAACCGAAGCGTCTGTTGATCTCGCACGATTGGCAGGGCTGCATCACGCCGCAGTAATCTGCGAAATCATGAACCGCAATGGCAGCATGGCGCGCGGCTCCGATCTAGCAAAGTTCTGCTCAGAATATGGCTTCACGATGGTGACTGTAGCTCAACTCGTTCGCTACAGGCTCGAAACAGAATTAGACCAACCCCCCGGCCTGCATCCATCCGCGGCATATGAACACGGGCCGGTCTGGGAGAAATTATTGGACGAAGATCCGATGCACGTAAATTCAAGTACTGGAGACCGGAGATGAGTGACATTGTTACAGAACGCTCTGGAAACATCCTGAGCATCCAACTGAATCGCCCTGCAAAGAAGAACGCAATGACCTCGAGCATGTACATCACGATGGCGGAATTACTCAATCGAGCGGCAAAAGACGATCAGATACGCGTCGTGCTTTGGCATGGTGCGGGAAATTCGTTTAGTGCGGGCAATGATATCGAGGACTTTGTGAAAAACCCGCCAGGACCGGGCGAAAGTCCTCAGTCGCAATTGATCCACGCGTTGATCAATTTCGAGAAGCCTCTGGTCGCCGCCGTGCAAGGCGCAGCCATTGGGGGCGGAACGACCATGCTGGCTCACTGTGACTTCGTGTACGCAGGGGAGAGCGCGAAGTTCCAACTGCCTTTCGTAAACTTGGCGCTCGTGCCGGAATTTGGAAGCAGCTATTTGCTTCCATTGCGTTTCGGATATATCCGAGCAGCCGAGTTGATCCTGCTAGGTGGACCATTTGATGCCTCGCGGGCAGCGGAGCTTGGACTAGTCACACAGGTTGTGCCTGATCAGAGCCTTCTAGAGACAGCAACTGAAACGGCGCGCACTCTGGCTGCAAAGCCCGCCGCTGCGGTGCAGGCTTCCAAGCGGCTCATGAAGGGGACATTCCGTGAACAACTGGAGCAAGCTGTTAAATTCGAGAATCAGGTGTTTGCCGAACGAGTAAGGTCCGACGAGGCGAAGGAAGCATTCAGAGCGTTTTACGCGAAGCGCAAGCCGGCGTAGCTGGTTCGCAAGCAGTCGAACCCACAAAGTGCACGTTCGGCTCGCGGCAGCAACGAATCGGAATCTCGTTAAGATGGTAGCTCGGGAGTCAATTTCGCAGTGATCTGAAGTATCGTCTGAACGTCTTCCCAATCATGATCTCTGCCGCCGTCACCAGTGCCAACAGCTGCATTGAGTGGCTCGCACACGAACCGCCTAATCTTGATGGGGCCCGTGCGGCAGCCGCCAAAATCGACAAGTACGGGAATCGTGCGGCGGAGATCATCGACCGTATACGTTCGTTCTACAAGAAATCTCCTCATCAACGTGAGTTGGTCGACGTGAACGGAATTATCCAGGAAATGCTCACGCTGCTAAAAGGTGAGGCCGATCGATACTCGGTTGCCATGCGCACGGACCTTTCCGCCGAACTGCCTAAAATCATGGTAGACCCTGTGCAGCTGCAGCAGGTGTTCATGAATCTCGTGCTCAACGCGATCGAAGCCATGAAGGGCTCTGGCGGAGAGCTTAGGGTGAAGTCGCAACTGCAGGACGGTCAACTCCAGTTCTCGGTTAGCGACACGGGCGTGGGATTGCCAATGGAGAAGATGGATCAGATCTTTTCTGCGTTCTTTACCACCAAGCCGCAGGGCAGTGGCATGGGGTTGGCCATCAGCCGTTCCATTGTGGAGTCGCATGGCGGGCAGTTGTGGGGAAGCGCCAACAATGGAGACGGCGCAACTTTTCATTTCACCCTACCGATCCGGGTCACGGAGTCATCGCCCTTGGTTGCCTGAGACACCTCTTCGTTCCCTGACATTCGGACCTCAACCGCAGCGGGATCAGAAATACAGGAGATAGCAACGGCCGAAAAAGCTGCTAGCTTTCGCTCGCTAGGCTCCGATTTGAGCGTTTGTGCAAGAACGCGGTTCACTTCCGCTGCTTTTGGGCTCGCAGATTTTCAATCGTGCCGAGGTAAAACTCGTGAACGAGAGGATTTGTCTCCTTCAGCACATGCTCCAGCGCATCAAGCTTGATCTTGTGCTCTACCAATAGATCAACGACTCTGCTCAAGGTATTCGCTGGCGGGTGACCGGCGGTTTTGCTCATTTTTGTTCCCCTTTGTTCTGGGTTTTTGGTTTTC harbors:
- a CDS encoding 3,4-dihydroxy-2-butanone-4-phosphate synthase, producing the protein PDGVLERRGQTEASVDLARLAGLHHAAVICEIMNRNGSMARGSDLAKFCSEYGFTMVTVAQLVRYRLETELDQPPGLHPSAAYEHGPVWEKLLDEDPMHVNSSTGDRR
- a CDS encoding enoyl-CoA hydratase → MSDIVTERSGNILSIQLNRPAKKNAMTSSMYITMAELLNRAAKDDQIRVVLWHGAGNSFSAGNDIEDFVKNPPGPGESPQSQLIHALINFEKPLVAAVQGAAIGGGTTMLAHCDFVYAGESAKFQLPFVNLALVPEFGSSYLLPLRFGYIRAAELILLGGPFDASRAAELGLVTQVVPDQSLLETATETARTLAAKPAAAVQASKRLMKGTFREQLEQAVKFENQVFAERVRSDEAKEAFRAFYAKRKPA
- a CDS encoding ATP-binding protein gives rise to the protein MISAAVTSANSCIEWLAHEPPNLDGARAAAAKIDKYGNRAAEIIDRIRSFYKKSPHQRELVDVNGIIQEMLTLLKGEADRYSVAMRTDLSAELPKIMVDPVQLQQVFMNLVLNAIEAMKGSGGELRVKSQLQDGQLQFSVSDTGVGLPMEKMDQIFSAFFTTKPQGSGMGLAISRSIVESHGGQLWGSANNGDGATFHFTLPIRVTESSPLVA